From bacterium, a single genomic window includes:
- a CDS encoding glycine/sarcosine/betaine reductase selenoprotein B family protein has protein sequence MGPVDYIPRIRDNYARLGYKTYNWVVNEDIPPWAPLRKPLSQCRLGLAASGGIYVTGQVAFHYKDDTSFREIPTDVDTKDLRATHFAYDLSDARTDPNVVFPIDALRRLVLEGFLGGLATRFYTFMGGIYSSRRVSEDLAPRLTARFLEDGVDAVLLVPV, from the coding sequence ATGGGACCCGTCGACTACATTCCGAGGATCCGCGACAACTACGCGCGGCTTGGGTACAAGACGTACAACTGGGTGGTCAACGAGGACATCCCGCCGTGGGCGCCGCTTCGCAAGCCCCTCTCGCAATGCAGGCTCGGCCTGGCCGCCTCGGGCGGGATCTACGTCACCGGGCAGGTGGCGTTCCACTACAAGGACGACACCTCGTTCCGCGAGATCCCGACGGACGTCGACACGAAGGACCTTCGGGCGACCCACTTCGCCTACGACCTGTCGGACGCGCGCACGGATCCCAACGTCGTCTTCCCGATCGACGCGCTGCGCCGCCTTGTTCTGGAAGGGTTCCTCGGGGGGTTGGCGACCCGGTTCTACACGTTCATGGGGGGGATCTACTCCTCCCGCCGCGTGTCCGAGGATCTCGCACCGCGGTTAACCGCCCGCTTCCTCGAAGACGGGGTCGACGCGGTGCTGCTCGTTCCCGTCTGA
- a CDS encoding DASS family sodium-coupled anion symporter, giving the protein MSGKVWRVAVPILIAGLLAILPVPEGLTPNAWYYFAIFAAVVAGLILEPIPAAAVGVIGVTLAASLMLVAPPPTKPVKAVTEKPAAVVTDNAPKGVPSGKASVSPKDNAGKVPPSDARTGKPAGPPAAASPSKGLTPADSIKWALSGFSDGTVWLIFVAYMFAMGYEKTGLGRRLGLGLVEKLGKRTLGLGYATALADLVLAPFTPSNTARSGGTIFPIIRNIPALYGSTPEENPRKIGSYLMWTAIATTCVTSSMFVTSLAPNLLALSIVQKTAKVTITWTEWCVGFLPVGLLLFLAVPYLAYKIYPPTQKVSEDVSRWAAAELAEMGPFTRKEGMMAGLAILALLLWIFGGSLLNATTVALLVLSLMIVTGIVKWDDVLGNKQAWNVLVWFGTLVTLAEGLNRVGFLKWISEAAAKSMTGMPIPVMMVLLVAFFFVAHYMFASITAHVTGLLPVVLATAMAVPGVPVKMFAMLLCYSLGIMGVITPYATGPSPIYYGSGYISRGAYWALGLVFGGIYLVVLLLVGVPYLRFLNP; this is encoded by the coding sequence ATGAGCGGAAAAGTATGGCGGGTCGCCGTTCCCATCCTGATCGCCGGGTTGCTGGCGATTCTCCCGGTTCCCGAAGGACTCACGCCGAACGCCTGGTACTATTTCGCGATCTTCGCCGCCGTCGTCGCCGGGTTGATCCTCGAGCCGATCCCCGCGGCGGCCGTGGGGGTCATCGGGGTCACCCTGGCCGCATCGCTCATGCTGGTCGCTCCGCCGCCGACAAAGCCCGTAAAAGCCGTAACGGAAAAACCGGCGGCCGTCGTAACGGACAACGCCCCGAAGGGGGTACCCTCCGGGAAAGCGTCCGTCTCGCCGAAGGATAACGCCGGGAAGGTTCCTCCATCCGACGCCCGGACAGGAAAGCCCGCCGGCCCCCCGGCGGCGGCCTCCCCGTCGAAAGGCCTCACCCCGGCGGATTCGATCAAGTGGGCGCTGAGCGGTTTCTCGGACGGGACGGTATGGCTCATCTTCGTCGCCTACATGTTCGCGATGGGGTACGAGAAGACAGGGCTCGGGCGGCGCCTCGGGCTCGGCCTGGTGGAAAAGCTCGGCAAGAGAACCTTGGGGCTCGGGTACGCGACCGCGCTGGCGGACCTCGTGCTGGCTCCCTTTACCCCTTCCAACACGGCGCGAAGCGGCGGCACGATCTTCCCCATCATCAGGAACATCCCCGCCCTCTACGGTTCGACCCCCGAGGAAAATCCCCGGAAGATCGGCTCCTACCTGATGTGGACGGCGATCGCGACTACGTGCGTGACCAGTTCCATGTTCGTGACCTCGCTCGCCCCGAACCTGTTGGCCCTCTCCATCGTCCAGAAGACGGCGAAGGTGACGATCACATGGACCGAATGGTGCGTGGGATTCCTTCCCGTGGGGTTGCTGCTCTTCCTGGCCGTGCCGTACCTGGCTTACAAAATCTATCCGCCCACGCAAAAAGTGAGCGAGGATGTCTCCCGCTGGGCGGCCGCGGAACTGGCCGAGATGGGTCCGTTCACCCGGAAGGAAGGGATGATGGCCGGCCTGGCCATCCTGGCTCTCCTCCTGTGGATTTTCGGCGGATCCCTGCTGAACGCGACGACGGTCGCACTCCTTGTGCTATCCCTCATGATCGTGACGGGCATCGTGAAATGGGACGACGTATTGGGGAACAAGCAGGCGTGGAACGTGCTTGTGTGGTTCGGGACGCTGGTGACGCTCGCCGAAGGCCTCAACAGGGTCGGATTCCTGAAATGGATCTCCGAAGCGGCAGCGAAGTCGATGACCGGGATGCCGATCCCGGTGATGATGGTCCTGCTGGTCGCTTTCTTCTTCGTGGCGCACTACATGTTCGCCAGCATTACCGCCCACGTCACGGGGCTGCTTCCGGTCGTACTTGCCACCGCCATGGCGGTCCCCGGCGTTCCGGTCAAGATGTTCGCGATGCTCCTTTGCTACAGCCTGGGGATCATGGGGGTGATCACGCCATACGCGACCGGACCTTCTCCCATCTACTACGGGAGCGGGTACATAAGCCGCGGGGCGTACTGGGCGCTGGGACTGGTTTTCGGGGGCATTTACCTGGTCGTGCTTCTTCTGGTCGGTGTCCCGTACCTGCGTTTCCTGAATCCGTAA
- a CDS encoding universal stress protein, protein MFRKILLPLDGSKMSERAIDPAEEMAKGSGAEVLLLKVVPSPLGKAPEAGQAEESKAFAESVSRSKEYLGKIAERLAGNSVKSRILIPSGEPHSEILAAAHKEDVDCIVMSTHGGTALARALLGSTAEKVVYTTKRPVMLVKPEKVLAAHLDEGDVFAGVRR, encoded by the coding sequence ATGTTCCGGAAAATCCTGCTGCCACTGGACGGTTCCAAGATGTCGGAGCGGGCGATCGACCCGGCGGAAGAGATGGCCAAGGGGTCGGGCGCCGAAGTCCTCCTCCTGAAGGTCGTCCCGTCGCCCTTGGGGAAGGCGCCTGAGGCCGGACAGGCGGAGGAATCCAAGGCGTTCGCCGAGAGCGTGAGCCGGTCGAAGGAGTACCTCGGGAAGATCGCGGAACGGCTCGCCGGGAATTCCGTCAAGTCCCGGATCCTGATCCCCTCCGGTGAGCCGCACTCCGAGATCCTGGCCGCCGCCCACAAGGAAGACGTCGACTGCATCGTGATGAGCACCCACGGCGGTACGGCCCTCGCACGGGCACTGCTCGGAAGCACGGCCGAGAAGGTTGTGTACACCACCAAGCGGCCGGTCATGCTGGTCAAGCCCGAAAAGGTCCTGGCCGCCCATCTCGACGAGGGCGATGTCTTCGCCGGCGTCCGAAGGTAA
- a CDS encoding efflux RND transporter periplasmic adaptor subunit, translating to MCAALALATLCFACGKDTRSATASARGKEQGPRQVRVVVAPVERFPRTVTVTGTLAADEEVVAGFKVPGRVSELPVDLGSPVRKGQVLARLDPTDFRLRVEQAEASLRQVRASLGLPAEGTEERADPEKTASVREARAVLEDARLTRDRMEKLWEKNYVARAEFDGARARALVAEGRYQAAVEEIRNRQELLAERRSALSLARQQLTDAVLHAPIDGAVRERRASVGEYLAAGAPVVALVRVNPLRLRVSVPERDASSVRVGQAVRLQLEGDAVASAGRIVRLSPSLQELSRTLIVEAEVANPGGRLRPGAFARAEIVVEADRSAVVVPAAAIVTFAGVERVFVVADGRAVERRIRTGRRAGDRVEILEGIAGGDQVVVSPGNLAGGQPVNATR from the coding sequence GTGTGCGCGGCGCTCGCGCTCGCAACTCTCTGCTTCGCCTGTGGAAAGGACACGAGGTCGGCGACCGCGTCGGCCCGCGGCAAGGAGCAGGGGCCCCGCCAGGTCCGGGTCGTCGTGGCCCCGGTGGAGCGGTTCCCGCGCACGGTGACCGTCACCGGCACGCTCGCCGCCGACGAAGAGGTCGTGGCGGGCTTCAAGGTGCCCGGCCGGGTCAGCGAGCTGCCGGTCGACCTCGGAAGCCCGGTGCGGAAGGGGCAGGTTCTCGCACGGCTCGATCCTACCGATTTCCGTCTTCGCGTCGAACAGGCCGAGGCTTCCCTGCGGCAGGTGCGGGCTTCGCTGGGGCTTCCCGCGGAAGGGACGGAGGAACGCGCGGACCCGGAGAAGACCGCATCGGTACGGGAGGCGCGGGCGGTGCTCGAGGACGCGCGCCTGACCCGCGACCGCATGGAGAAGCTCTGGGAGAAGAATTACGTCGCCCGTGCCGAGTTCGACGGTGCCAGGGCGCGGGCCCTCGTCGCGGAGGGGCGATACCAGGCGGCCGTCGAGGAGATCCGGAACCGGCAGGAACTGCTGGCGGAGCGGCGCTCCGCCCTGTCGTTGGCGCGCCAGCAGCTCACCGATGCCGTTCTCCACGCGCCCATCGACGGCGCCGTGCGGGAGCGACGCGCATCGGTGGGCGAATATCTCGCCGCCGGAGCGCCGGTGGTCGCGCTGGTCCGGGTCAACCCGCTTCGCCTGCGGGTGTCCGTGCCGGAGCGCGATGCATCGTCCGTCCGGGTCGGCCAGGCGGTCCGGCTCCAGCTCGAGGGGGATGCCGTCGCCTCCGCCGGGCGCATCGTCCGCCTGAGTCCTTCCCTGCAGGAGCTGAGCAGGACGCTGATCGTCGAGGCCGAGGTGGCGAACCCGGGCGGCCGGCTCCGTCCCGGTGCCTTCGCGCGGGCGGAGATCGTGGTCGAAGCCGACCGATCGGCCGTGGTCGTTCCGGCCGCGGCGATCGTGACGTTTGCCGGGGTCGAACGGGTCTTCGTCGTCGCCGACGGACGCGCCGTCGAGCGGCGGATCCGCACCGGGCGGCGCGCCGGTGACCGGGTGGAGATCCTGGAAGGGATCGCCGGCGGAGACCAGGTCGTCGTTTCGCCGGGCAATCTCGCCGGCGGCCAGCCGGTAAACGCCACGCGGTAG
- a CDS encoding efflux RND transporter permease subunit: MQKLAEICIRRPVFAAMLILALVVIGASSYVKLGVDRFPSVDLPTVSIRTQLPGATAEEVETEISKRIEEAVNTVEGIDELRSISGPGSSTVIVTFNLSRDIDVAAQDVRDRVATVLRNLPDDATPPLISKVDNDQQPVLTVAMSGDRPLRELTELADKVVKVRLERSAGVGEIRIVGGLQRAVNVWVDADRLSAYRLPVTAVRDAILRQNTDAAGGNVTRGPREETIRTIGRLADPRSFEDLPVASIGGAIVRIRDIGRAEDGTKEQRSTALLNGVPTVILEVRRQSGANTVAVIDGVKLAIAAATRELPAGVGLTVIQDQSRFIHAALHEINIHLVLGSILASLVVLAFMRSWRTTLIAAVAIPASVISTFGMMWALHFTLNSVTMLALVLMVGIVIDDAIVVLENIFRFVEEKGLAPFDAARAATADIGPAVMATTFSLVVIFIPVSFMSSISGRFLYQFGITAAVAVLVSLLVSFTLTPMMSARILGREVTRVQGPGEAPRSRGGFYRWIDAGYGKVLSLALRHRGTVALLSLGVILSAIPLYGTLRQDYLPANADEGEFNVSMTALQGTSLAKMDETLRAAEREIRAVPGVRLVLASVGGGFLGAVNEGRAYVFLRPHEERVFSLSRFFGGLLRGDPGAAFRGNRSQLEVMQEVRRRLRKFGDLRIAVRNLAGFNIGGGSFDIDFVLRGPDLQALSEYAERLRARGEALGLVDADTSLKLDRPELRVQVDRARAADLRVDPEQVGTAVRLLVGGDEEVSRFRDPAINEDYDVQLRLRPEDRADLETIGRLYVPAEGGQLVRLDSIAAIERVRSASRVDRLDRQREVRLRASIAPGFALADRLAALRAEVAGMNLPPGYTTSISGRGRELERTFGEFLWAFGLSIVFMYMILASQFENLVHPFTILLSLPLSVPFALLSLRLSGNTLNLYSALGILVLFGVVKKNAILQIDHMNNLRAGGMERPAAILQGNRDRLRPILMTTLTFVSGMLPLAVGSGPGAEERRVIAVVVIGGQTLSLLLTLIATPVVYSLLDDLGLAFRRRRAMAPSPVLISPEAAPAGGSEEGRPGIAAGKKPAE, encoded by the coding sequence TTGCAAAAACTAGCGGAAATCTGCATCCGCCGCCCGGTCTTCGCGGCGATGCTCATCCTTGCCCTGGTCGTCATCGGGGCGTCGAGCTACGTCAAGCTCGGCGTCGACCGGTTTCCCTCGGTGGATCTCCCCACGGTGTCGATCCGGACCCAGCTTCCGGGGGCGACCGCCGAAGAGGTGGAGACCGAGATCTCCAAGCGGATCGAGGAGGCGGTCAACACCGTCGAGGGGATCGACGAGCTGCGGTCGATTTCCGGCCCGGGAAGCTCCACCGTGATCGTCACGTTCAACCTGAGCCGGGACATCGACGTCGCCGCACAGGACGTGCGGGACCGGGTCGCCACCGTACTCCGGAACCTTCCGGACGACGCGACGCCGCCCCTGATCTCGAAAGTCGACAACGACCAGCAGCCGGTCCTGACCGTCGCAATGTCCGGCGATCGTCCCCTGCGCGAGCTGACCGAGCTGGCCGACAAGGTGGTGAAGGTCCGCCTGGAACGGTCGGCGGGAGTCGGCGAGATACGGATCGTGGGGGGGCTCCAGCGGGCGGTGAACGTGTGGGTGGACGCGGACCGGCTCTCCGCGTACCGGCTCCCCGTCACCGCCGTGCGGGATGCGATCCTGCGGCAGAACACCGACGCGGCCGGCGGGAACGTGACCCGGGGCCCGCGGGAGGAGACGATCCGCACGATCGGCCGGCTGGCCGACCCGCGAAGCTTCGAGGATCTTCCGGTCGCATCGATCGGCGGCGCGATCGTCCGCATCCGCGACATCGGCCGGGCCGAAGACGGGACGAAGGAACAGCGCTCCACGGCCCTGCTGAACGGGGTTCCGACGGTCATCCTCGAGGTCCGGCGCCAGTCGGGGGCCAACACCGTCGCCGTCATCGATGGGGTCAAGCTTGCCATCGCCGCGGCCACGAGGGAACTCCCCGCGGGGGTCGGCCTGACGGTGATCCAGGACCAGTCCCGTTTCATCCACGCAGCGCTGCACGAGATCAACATACACCTGGTCCTCGGGAGCATCCTGGCCTCCCTCGTCGTGCTGGCCTTCATGCGAAGCTGGCGGACGACCCTGATCGCCGCGGTGGCCATCCCCGCCTCCGTGATCTCGACCTTCGGGATGATGTGGGCGCTCCACTTCACCCTCAACAGCGTGACGATGCTGGCGCTCGTCCTGATGGTCGGAATCGTCATCGACGACGCGATCGTCGTCCTCGAAAACATCTTCCGGTTCGTCGAGGAGAAGGGATTGGCGCCGTTCGACGCCGCGCGGGCCGCGACGGCCGACATCGGGCCGGCGGTCATGGCGACCACGTTCTCCCTCGTCGTCATCTTCATCCCGGTCTCCTTCATGTCGAGCATCTCCGGGCGCTTCCTCTACCAGTTCGGGATCACGGCGGCCGTGGCGGTACTCGTGTCCCTCCTGGTCTCCTTCACCCTGACCCCGATGATGAGCGCCCGGATCCTGGGGAGGGAAGTGACCCGTGTACAGGGCCCCGGCGAGGCCCCCCGGTCCCGGGGGGGATTCTACCGGTGGATCGACGCCGGCTACGGGAAGGTTCTTTCCCTCGCCTTGCGCCACCGGGGGACGGTCGCGCTCCTCTCCCTGGGCGTCATCCTCTCGGCGATCCCCCTGTACGGGACCCTTCGCCAGGATTACCTCCCGGCGAACGCGGACGAGGGGGAGTTCAACGTGTCGATGACCGCTCTCCAGGGAACGAGCCTCGCGAAGATGGACGAGACCCTGCGCGCGGCCGAGCGCGAGATACGGGCGGTCCCCGGGGTGCGGCTGGTGCTGGCGTCGGTCGGGGGAGGGTTTCTCGGAGCGGTGAACGAAGGGAGGGCGTACGTTTTTCTTCGTCCCCACGAGGAGCGCGTCTTCTCGCTGTCGCGGTTTTTCGGGGGGCTCCTGCGCGGCGATCCCGGCGCCGCGTTCCGCGGGAACCGCTCCCAGCTCGAGGTGATGCAGGAGGTGCGGCGCAGGCTCCGCAAGTTCGGGGACCTTCGGATCGCGGTCCGCAACCTCGCGGGGTTCAACATCGGCGGCGGGAGCTTCGACATCGACTTCGTACTGCGGGGCCCCGACCTTCAGGCGCTTTCGGAGTACGCGGAACGGCTTCGCGCGCGCGGGGAGGCCCTCGGGCTGGTCGATGCCGACACGTCCCTCAAGCTCGACCGGCCCGAGCTGCGCGTCCAGGTGGACCGAGCCCGGGCGGCGGACCTGCGGGTCGATCCCGAGCAGGTCGGGACGGCGGTCCGGCTCCTCGTCGGCGGGGACGAGGAGGTCTCCCGCTTCCGCGATCCCGCCATCAACGAGGATTACGACGTCCAACTTCGACTGCGGCCGGAAGACCGGGCCGATTTGGAGACGATCGGGCGGCTCTACGTTCCCGCGGAAGGCGGGCAGCTCGTCCGGCTGGACAGCATCGCCGCGATCGAGCGGGTCCGGAGCGCCTCGCGGGTCGACCGCCTCGATCGTCAGCGGGAGGTGCGGCTGCGGGCGTCGATCGCCCCGGGATTCGCCCTTGCGGACCGGCTCGCGGCGCTTCGGGCCGAGGTCGCCGGAATGAACCTGCCGCCCGGATACACGACGAGCATCTCCGGCCGGGGGCGGGAACTCGAGCGGACGTTCGGCGAATTCCTCTGGGCCTTCGGGCTTTCGATCGTCTTCATGTACATGATCCTCGCCTCCCAGTTCGAGAACCTCGTCCACCCCTTCACGATCCTGCTCTCCCTGCCGCTTTCCGTCCCGTTCGCGCTCCTGTCGTTGCGGCTCTCCGGGAACACCCTGAATCTCTACTCCGCGCTCGGGATCCTCGTGCTGTTCGGCGTCGTCAAGAAAAACGCCATTCTCCAGATCGACCATATGAACAACCTGCGGGCGGGGGGGATGGAACGGCCGGCGGCGATCCTCCAGGGGAACCGGGACCGGCTTCGGCCGATCCTGATGACCACCCTGACGTTCGTGTCCGGAATGCTCCCGCTGGCGGTCGGATCCGGACCGGGAGCCGAAGAGCGCCGGGTGATCGCCGTTGTCGTCATCGGCGGCCAGACGCTGTCGCTCCTGCTCACCCTGATCGCCACGCCGGTCGTCTACTCGCTGCTGGACGACCTGGGCCTCGCCTTCCGGCGACGCCGCGCGATGGCGCCGTCCCCGGTGCTCATTTCTCCGGAAGCGGCCCCGGCGGGGGGAAGCGAGGAGGGTCGGCCGGGGATCGCGGCGGGGAAGAAGCCGGCCGAATAG